TAACATTATTAAAGGGTGAATGATATGGATGAAAACAAAAAGAAACCAGAAATTAACTTTAATAAGTTTAAAGAAGATTGGGAACAGCGTAAATTGGGGGATTATATAATACCTTATTCAGAAGTAACAACTGAGAATAATCAGTATCCTATTCTAACATCATCCAGGAAAGGTATTTTTTTGCAAACTGATTATTATCGTGGTCACCAGATCGCTTCTGCCAATAATTCAGGCTATAATATTGTACCACGTGGCTTTTTTACCTATAGACACATGTCTGATGATGAGGTTTTCAAATTTAACATAAATAATTTGGTGGATTTTGGAATAGTAAGTACGCTCTACCCTGTATTTACCACCAATTCAGAATTGAATTCCAAGTATCTTCAGTATCAATTAAATGAGGGTGCTAATTTTAGGAATTTTGCAAAATTGCAAAAACAGGGTGGTTCAAGAACATATATGTATTTGAGCAAACTTAAAGAGCTCACATTAACAATGCCAAAAACTCTTGAAGAGCAAAAAAATATTTCTGATTTTTTTACAACCATTGATAAATTAATTAATCTTCACCAAGATAAGTATCACAAGTTGATAACTATTAAAAATTCATTGATTGAAAAAATACTTCCCTTGGATGGAACCAACGTTCCAGAAATTCGCTTTGCAGGGTTTACTGATCATTGGGAACAGAGAAAAGCTGCTGATATTTTCATGTCGATAACTAATAAAAATCATCCCCATTTACCTGTTCTATCCGCGACACAAGAACATGGAATGATATTAAGAGAGAATACAGGTATTAACATTTCTCATGACAAGAACAATGAAGCGACGTATAAAAGAGTTTTACCGGGGCAGTTTGTAATTCACCTGCGTTCATTTCAAGGCGGTTTTGCCCACTCAAAGGTAGAAGGTATTACGTCTCCAGCTTATACAGTTATGGACTTCTTTGAAAAAGAAAAACATTATGATTTCTTTTGGAAATATATTTTTAAATCCGAAAAATTTATAAAGAGTCTTAGAAATGTAACTTATGGAATACGTGATGGTAGAAGTATTAACTTCGATGATTTTTCCACAATGATTGTTTTATTTCCAAGTTATGATGAGCAAAAGGTTATAGGACAGTTTTTTCAAAGCTTTGACCACCTTATCAATCTTAATCAGCGAAAGCTAGAAATATTGAAAAACATCAAAAAATCAATGTTTGAGAAAATGTTTGTGTAGGAGGTGTATGTAATATGGTCTTTAACAAAGAATCTGAGTTCGAAGAATCTCTAATTGAAGTACTCTCGCATAAAGGATGGGAATCTAAGATCCTGAAAAATCCCTCAGAAGAAGATTTGATAAACAACTGGGCGGATATTCTATTTGAAAACAACAGGGGTATTGATCGTTTAAATGATTTCCCTTTAACTAGGGGTGAGATGCAACAGATTATGGAACAGGTCAACACGCTACGGACTCCTTTGAAATTAAACGGCTTTATCAATGGAAGAACAGTAGCAATTATTCGTGATAACATCGATGACGTTTTGCACTTTGGAAAAGAGGTTAGCCTCAAGATTTATGACCGACGTGAAATTGCTGCAGGACAAAGTCGTTATCAAATTGTACAACAACCCAAATTTAAAAGTAAGTCCAAAATATTAAATGACCGTCGCGGTGATTTGATGCTCCTAATCAATGGTATGCCAGTTATACATATCGAGCTGAAACGCAGCGGCGTTTCGGTTAGTCAGGCGTGTAATCAGATAGAAAAATACTCCACAGAAGGAGTCTTCACTGGAATATATTCGCTGATACAAATATTTGTTGCTATGGAACCAGAAGAAACTGTTTATTTTGCTAATCCTGGAACGGAAAGAAAATTTAACAAGGATTTTTATTTTCATTGGGCAGATTTTAATAATGAGCTGATCAATGACTGGAAAGATATTGCATCATCACTACTTTCCATTCCTATGGCACACCAACTTATTGGCTTTTACACTGTAGCAGATGATTCTGATGGTGTTTTAAAAGTGATGCGTAGTTACCAATACTATGCAGCAAACGCCATTTCTGATCGTGTTTCAAAAACTAATTGGGATGGTCGCAATAGGCTCGGCGGGTATGTTTGGCATACTACAGGCTCCGGCAAGACCATGACTAGCTTCAAATCAGCACAACTTATTGCAAACTCAAAGGATGCCGATAAGGTTATCTTTCTGATGGACAGAATTGAACTCGGAACTCAGTCTTTAAAAGAATATCGCAGCTTCGCAGATGAAAATGATTCCGTTCAAGCTACTCAAGATACCATTACTTTAATATCAAAACTAAAAAGCACAGACCCTGCAAATACTCTTATAGTCACTTCTATACAGAAAATGAGCAATATCAAAAGTGAGGAAGGCAGCATATGTGCTTATGATATAGAGATAATGAGTTCTAAGAGAATTGTCTTTATCATAGATGAAGCACATCGCTCGACATTCGGAGAAATGCTAACGGATATTAAGTGTTCTTTTCCATCTGCCGTTTTCTTTGGTTTTACAGGAACACCTATTCAAGATGAAAACCAAAAGAAAATGAACACTACATCCACTATCTTTGGTGATGAACTACACAGATATAGCATTGCTGATGGTATTCGTGATAAGAATGTTCTTGGATTTGACCCATACAAAGTACTGACTTATAGAGATAGGGATGTTAGGAGAGCTGTAGCTTTGTTACAGGCAAAAGCCAATTCTGTTGAAGAAGCCCTTGCTGATTCTAAAAAGCAGGAAGTCTTTTATAGATTCATGGATTCTTCTCAAATAAAAATGGCAGGTTATGTAGGTGAAGATGGAAATTATGTTAAAGGTATAGAAGATTATTTGCCGACAACCCAATATCAGACGGAAGAACATAAGAATATGGTTGTTAAGGACATTGCTGACAACTGGCTGACATTAAGTCATAATAGCAAGTTTCATGCAATTTTGGCTACAAGCAGTATACCAGAAGCAATTCACTACTATCGGTTAATAAAAAAAGAAATTGCCGAATTAAAGGTCACGTGCCTATTAGACCCAACTATAGACAATAACGGTGGACTTGCTTTGAAGGAGGACGGTCTAATCGAAATAATTGAAGATTATAATGATAGATATGAGCAAAAATTTAGTCTAAAGAACTTCAATAAATTAAAAAAAGACATCGCATCACGCCTTGCTCACAAAGAGCCATACAAGTTGCTCGAAAGAACTCCAGAAAAACAGCTAGATCTTATAATTGTAGTCGATCAGATGCTTACAGGATTCGATTCAAAGTGGATTAACACTCTTTATCTGGACAAGAGACTTCGGTATGAAAATATAATACAAGCATTCTCACGTACAAATCGTTTGTTCGGACCGGACAAGCCTTTTGGAACCATTAGATATTATAGGTATCCGCATACAATGGAACAAAACATAGAAAAAGCTGTGAAGCTCTACTCTGGCGATAAACCTATTGGATTATTTGTAGAAAAGCTTGAGTATAATCTAAACAAACTTAATTCTATATTTGATGATATCAGTACGCTATTCACTCGGTCCAGTATCTCTAACTTTGAAAAGCTTCCAGATGACCGTTCAGAACGCGGAAAATTTGCTTTACTATTCAAATTAATGAATAACTATCTGGAAGCTGCAAAAATTCAAGGGTTTACATGGAATCAGTCAACTTACAAGTTCAGCCATGGCCGTGGCAAACCCAGAAGTAAGGTCGAAATGGATATTGATGAAAACACCTATCTGGTGTTGGCGATGCGTTATAAAGAGCTCTTTGGAGACAGCAACGGAAGTAGAGGTGAGGACGTTCCATTTGAAATAGATGGCTACCTAACAGAGATTGATACTGGGAGAATCGACTCGGATTACATGAACTCTCGATTTGAAAAATTTTTAAGAATACTTATACAAGATGATGTTAATGTAACTGAAATGAGGAAGACACTTGATGATTTACATAAGTCATTTTCTATATTGACACAACAACAACAAAAGTATGCCAACATCTTTCTTCACGACGTAGCGAGCGGAAATGCAAGAATAGAGAGCGGCAAATCTTTTAGAGATTACATAACTGAATATCAATTCAAGGCTAAGAATGATCAGATCCAAAGTATTTCTCGAATTTTGGGAGTGGATGAGAGTAAACTCCGTAATCTTATGATTGCAAAGGTAAATGAAGCAAATATTAATGAGTTTGGTCGATTTGATGATTTGAAGGCCTCGGTTGACAGAGTCAAGGCTAAAGAATATTTCGAAACAATGGAAAACGTAAAACTACTACCATTTAAAATCAACATAAAAGTTCACAATTTGCTTCAAGAGTTTGTTCTTAAAGGAGGATACGATATCGAAGAGCTGAAGGAGTAGTAGACAGCAATTTTGCTTAAACAATTTACCAGTTATTTTCTCAAAATAAGATCCATTCCCACAATATAAAAACAGATAAATAAAAGGTTAGGGAAATTAAATCCCTAACCTCTTTATATAAGAGATAAAAAGCGTAGACCAATTGAAGAATGATGAACAGTTAGACGAATCATTAAAGTATTACATTAACTAATACGACACCTGATATTTGCGAGAAACTTTACTCCTTAACCCCAAAATACCAATATACTCGCTCAAGCAGCACTAGCCTTATCCAGTTAATGCGGAAACGTAATTTCACAAAACGATAGCGAACAGTGACTCTGTAGCACAACTTTTCAGTTAGGCCGAGTTAGTCTGAAATAAAGAAGCCGATTTTTTCCGCAGTTGTTTAGGAGTAGGACTTCGATTAAATTTATGGTTCACTATGCTCTAAGGCATTTGGTGTATTCGGGACAGCTCTGCTTGAGGTATTTTACTATCAGTTTGTAGATCGTAATAATGTTAATTTTTATGGTGACTTTTCCAACGAGATAAGCGATTAAAGTGTATTATTTTTAAAGAGAGTATGCTTTTATACTGAAAAAGTTCTTCACTGATTAGGCATGGCTTTATGAGCTCCAGAACAAAGATCTTTTGTGACGAGAATAGCCATTCGTTACAAAATTTAAGTAGCCTAGGATTGCTGTATTGGCATATAATTAACCAGGCTCAAGTGATTATCTAAACACAATTTAGCGCTTTGAATGATTCAATATCTTATTTTCTATATTTTTACTAATAGTTTATCTGGGCACATTAGATGCTTTCGTAATAACAATAGCGTAATGAAAAAGCTACTGTATAAATAAAATCATCTTTCACACCTTTGAGATATTTGAGCACAATACAAAGTTGCAGCTTTTAATGAACTCTTGAAGTATTAGTATTAAAAAGTGTTAGATGATCTAATCAACCCTGTTTAATTACTATAGATAAGAAATTAAGCAGTTAATTCAAGTGATTAAATACCGTGGAAATTGTGCTAAACTTGTGCTTAGAAAGAGCAGGTACCTCTTATATATACTTTTAAAAAACATTCAAAAAGATATAGTATAGTAGTGTAAATATTTACTTAAAGAGAGGCTATGTCATAGTGAAAAAACCCTTAGCAATAGATATATTTTGTGGGGCTGGAGGTGTTTCTCAAGCCTTAAAAAATTTCTTCAATATCATTACAGCAGTGGAATACGACCCTATAATAGCAAAAACCTATGAGTTAAATCACGGAAGTGAACACCTCATTATTAATGATGTGGAAAAATTGACCAAAGAAGAGTTTATAAAAATGACCAACTTAAAAGTAAAGCAGCTTGATTTACTAGTATCAACACCTCCTTGTCAAGGTTTCTCAAGACACTCACGAAAAAAAGCCTTTGATAGTAATGATCATAGAAATAAATTAATTTTAGAAACAACCAGAATTTCTGATATATTCCATCCTAAATATATTTTTTTTGAGAACGTAGATAATATAATTAACTATAAAGTTTTTCATACATTCTTAAGAAGGTTAGTAAATTTGAATAAGTTAGGATACAAAAGAAACGAAAATCGTCCCTCTTATCATATCAATTTCAAGGTTGTCAGTGTTTACAAATACGGTGTACCACAAAAGCGACGGCGCTTAATACTTTTAGCAAAAAGAATAGATGACTATCCATTTGTTGAGGGCGTTATCAAATTCCCCAAGGACGGCACCCCTATAATTGGATCGCCTCTTAATGTTTGGCCAAAAGAAAAATCATCTATATTATTGGGAGAACATCTATCTAAGTATGAACTTAAACCAATTGAAGCCGGCGAAACTGATCCATCTGACCCACTGCATACTTGTAGAAACCTCTCTGCACTAAATTTGAAAAGGATCAAATCTACTCCTCATGATGGAGGCAGTAGAAACGCGTGGCCTGAAGAACTACTTCTAAATTGTCATAAGAAAAGTAATGTCAGTTTTGGAGATGTGTACGGTAGAATGGATAGAAACGATTTTGCTCCAACGATAACTTGTGGTTGTATTAGTTATACTAAAGGACGTTTTGGGCATCCAACTGAGGATCGAGCAATAAGCCTAAGAGAAGCAGCTTTAATTCAAACATTTCCGTCAGATTATAAATTTACAGGCGAACTATCGGATAAACCTTATAAAGGTTCCAAAGATAACATGGCAACTCAAATTGGAAATGCTGTTCCGGTGAAGTTAGCCGAGACTTTTATTAAAGAGTTATATTCAGATCTTATAAACGAAAAAAACAGGGAATGAGTGCTTCCCTGTTTTTATTTTACCTTAAATCAAATTTTTAAAGTTCGATATATAATTCGATTCTTTATAAAAAATTTCATTAATACCAGCTCTCGATTGATAAGCTATATAGCGATTTATAATATTTTGAATATAATCTTTCTTTAAAGTAATTAATGCTCTTTTTTCCTCTAACTCAGATAAACTAATAGTACAAGTATCATAAAAATTCCATTTTATATAAAATAAATCACTTTCTAATGGTGCAGGCATAAAATAACAGTTGTTTTTTGTGTTTTTTAATTCATCTATTTTAGGTTTTTGAACTTTTTCACCTACTAAAAATTTAAATTTATTTCCTACCTTTTCTGGTCTTTCTATATCACATAGAGGAGTTATACATAACAAATAGTCTTCTCCAGATAAATTATTAATGATACTTCCTGTTTTAATACTGTTATCTGATGGTGAAATAAACTTAAGAATCTTAGTAAAGGCTAAGGTTTGTTTTTGGAACGATTCAACAAATTCGTCTTCTTTTTCAGAACTATAATCATCTATAAATAATGTAAAGAATAAAACATCGTTGGTTAAGCTGAAAAATTTTTTTTGATCGGCTACTATCTCTTTCTCTACATGTTCCTTTAAAAAACTAGATATGTTATTTTTCAAATCGTCAAGAGAATTAGATTTTTCGATAATTTTTATGAATTCAGTTCTAAAATCGCTCTTTTTAAATAAGTTCGGAATTTTATTTTTTGACGGTTTAGTATCGATATTAAGCATTTTCATTAATGGTTGAGTATAAGCTTCGTTATAGTCAGTCAAACTTTTTATTAGATTACGCCTTTTCATAGCGAATAGAAAATTACTTTCGTTTGAATTAAACTCAGAGTTATCACCTTCTATAACACTAGAAATTAAAGTGTCATTGATGAAAACAGAAATCTTGTCGTTCTTTAAATTTGATGTTACCATTTGCGTAAATAATACTTTTTCAAAAGGAGTATTAAAACTAGTTATAGAACTATTCAAGTTTTTATTCAGGAGGTTTGCACTCTCCATTAAATGTAGCGCTAAGCTTTTATTGGTTAACATTATTTTTGAAATGTTTTTTATAATGCTCTCTGGGTCTGCTTTTTTTGTCATGATTATTCCAAACAAAGATTTAGAATTGACGTTTTCTTTTTCTTCAAAAATAAATAGATCTTCACCATTTTCATCTTCCAATATTTTTTTACACAAAAATGATCCTTCTAATTTCTTTTGCACACTATGGACATCCTCTTGCGTATAAATAACAGCACACTTAAGTCCTTTTTTTGTTGCTACAAAGCTATTAATGAATTCAATCGCTCTTTCTCCCATTGAAGACTTATCAATAGACGAAGGTTCCAAATTCCAATCCACTATTAATAATTTTGAATTATTTAGTGCGTTTCTTAATATGTTAATATCATCCTTTTCAACATACTTCCATGGCAATGTGACAAACCCTCCACGAATTAACTCTTGATATGTTTCAAACGGAGTGCTTAAGTTTTCATTATAGTTAATTTCGGAAGCAATTGCAGCCTCTGATTTAGAATCGTCATCATAAAATTCATATTCACCTATTTTAAGATTTGCGTTTGAAAATGTTTCTTGGCTAACAGATTCAGAAGGACTCAATTCCAAATTATCATCAATTATTACAGC
The sequence above is drawn from the Jeotgalibacillus aurantiacus genome and encodes:
- a CDS encoding DNA cytosine methyltransferase, whose amino-acid sequence is MKKPLAIDIFCGAGGVSQALKNFFNIITAVEYDPIIAKTYELNHGSEHLIINDVEKLTKEEFIKMTNLKVKQLDLLVSTPPCQGFSRHSRKKAFDSNDHRNKLILETTRISDIFHPKYIFFENVDNIINYKVFHTFLRRLVNLNKLGYKRNENRPSYHINFKVVSVYKYGVPQKRRRLILLAKRIDDYPFVEGVIKFPKDGTPIIGSPLNVWPKEKSSILLGEHLSKYELKPIEAGETDPSDPLHTCRNLSALNLKRIKSTPHDGGSRNAWPEELLLNCHKKSNVSFGDVYGRMDRNDFAPTITCGCISYTKGRFGHPTEDRAISLREAALIQTFPSDYKFTGELSDKPYKGSKDNMATQIGNAVPVKLAETFIKELYSDLINEKNRE
- a CDS encoding type I restriction endonuclease subunit R, coding for MVFNKESEFEESLIEVLSHKGWESKILKNPSEEDLINNWADILFENNRGIDRLNDFPLTRGEMQQIMEQVNTLRTPLKLNGFINGRTVAIIRDNIDDVLHFGKEVSLKIYDRREIAAGQSRYQIVQQPKFKSKSKILNDRRGDLMLLINGMPVIHIELKRSGVSVSQACNQIEKYSTEGVFTGIYSLIQIFVAMEPEETVYFANPGTERKFNKDFYFHWADFNNELINDWKDIASSLLSIPMAHQLIGFYTVADDSDGVLKVMRSYQYYAANAISDRVSKTNWDGRNRLGGYVWHTTGSGKTMTSFKSAQLIANSKDADKVIFLMDRIELGTQSLKEYRSFADENDSVQATQDTITLISKLKSTDPANTLIVTSIQKMSNIKSEEGSICAYDIEIMSSKRIVFIIDEAHRSTFGEMLTDIKCSFPSAVFFGFTGTPIQDENQKKMNTTSTIFGDELHRYSIADGIRDKNVLGFDPYKVLTYRDRDVRRAVALLQAKANSVEEALADSKKQEVFYRFMDSSQIKMAGYVGEDGNYVKGIEDYLPTTQYQTEEHKNMVVKDIADNWLTLSHNSKFHAILATSSIPEAIHYYRLIKKEIAELKVTCLLDPTIDNNGGLALKEDGLIEIIEDYNDRYEQKFSLKNFNKLKKDIASRLAHKEPYKLLERTPEKQLDLIIVVDQMLTGFDSKWINTLYLDKRLRYENIIQAFSRTNRLFGPDKPFGTIRYYRYPHTMEQNIEKAVKLYSGDKPIGLFVEKLEYNLNKLNSIFDDISTLFTRSSISNFEKLPDDRSERGKFALLFKLMNNYLEAAKIQGFTWNQSTYKFSHGRGKPRSKVEMDIDENTYLVLAMRYKELFGDSNGSRGEDVPFEIDGYLTEIDTGRIDSDYMNSRFEKFLRILIQDDVNVTEMRKTLDDLHKSFSILTQQQQKYANIFLHDVASGNARIESGKSFRDYITEYQFKAKNDQIQSISRILGVDESKLRNLMIAKVNEANINEFGRFDDLKASVDRVKAKEYFETMENVKLLPFKINIKVHNLLQEFVLKGGYDIEELKE
- a CDS encoding restriction endonuclease subunit S, whose translation is MDENKKKPEINFNKFKEDWEQRKLGDYIIPYSEVTTENNQYPILTSSRKGIFLQTDYYRGHQIASANNSGYNIVPRGFFTYRHMSDDEVFKFNINNLVDFGIVSTLYPVFTTNSELNSKYLQYQLNEGANFRNFAKLQKQGGSRTYMYLSKLKELTLTMPKTLEEQKNISDFFTTIDKLINLHQDKYHKLITIKNSLIEKILPLDGTNVPEIRFAGFTDHWEQRKAADIFMSITNKNHPHLPVLSATQEHGMILRENTGINISHDKNNEATYKRVLPGQFVIHLRSFQGGFAHSKVEGITSPAYTVMDFFEKEKHYDFFWKYIFKSEKFIKSLRNVTYGIRDGRSINFDDFSTMIVLFPSYDEQKVIGQFFQSFDHLINLNQRKLEILKNIKKSMFEKMFV
- a CDS encoding response regulator receiver domain, which gives rise to MTKQSIVENIVKDYFNSAVIIDDNLELSPSESVSQETFSNANLKIGEYEFYDDDSKSEAAIASEINYNENLSTPFETYQELIRGGFVTLPWKYVEKDDINILRNALNNSKLLIVDWNLEPSSIDKSSMGERAIEFINSFVATKKGLKCAVIYTQEDVHSVQKKLEGSFLCKKILEDENGEDLFIFEEKENVNSKSLFGIIMTKKADPESIIKNISKIMLTNKSLALHLMESANLLNKNLNSSITSFNTPFEKVLFTQMVTSNLKNDKISVFINDTLISSVIEGDNSEFNSNESNFLFAMKRRNLIKSLTDYNEAYTQPLMKMLNIDTKPSKNKIPNLFKKSDFRTEFIKIIEKSNSLDDLKNNISSFLKEHVEKEIVADQKKFFSLTNDVLFFTLFIDDYSSEKEDEFVESFQKQTLAFTKILKFISPSDNSIKTGSIINNLSGEDYLLCITPLCDIERPEKVGNKFKFLVGEKVQKPKIDELKNTKNNCYFMPAPLESDLFYIKWNFYDTCTISLSELEEKRALITLKKDYIQNIINRYIAYQSRAGINEIFYKESNYISNFKNLI